A genome region from Clostridium pasteurianum includes the following:
- a CDS encoding methyl-accepting chemotaxis protein, with translation MKLTKKIPLVIISITIISTIITCAIMYYETNNVMLKQVNSEMYLSEKGSNDTISSMIEKEKSEIQKLAQSKNVVELALKRQTQNNSEDYNNSTNEMNNTLIQYVKEHNYIEHTFIVDTNSTIYSDSSQKLIGKSIADRSYCKEALNGNDAISETLISKDTGAQTIVFASPIKYNGSVIGFVGSTVRAESFSKYIKSTKLQNLASSYIYLVDEKGNVIYHPTKSKIGKPVENDAIKNVINRIKKGDYIPASSIEYTFNGAKKLSYYGEIPSTHWVLVVSVDKHDVTSFIGNMILKIVLISLLLTIIAIIIGTILSKTITTPILKLKELVNKTASLDFKQDSKYDYLLHLNNEVGDIALSVGSMRSALRDVVNLLSESSSDLNNNADLVKKLTSKLRSFSEETSSETETLSAGMEETAASTEEVSASSNEITKAVNSMSLKAQNGSHEADKVADRAHNLMTSFSKSSIETKEVYKKVKDELEESIKSSSSVYEINNLTKSILEITEQTNLLSLNASIEAARAGEAGKGFAVVADEVGKLAEQSSETTKEIQKIVNIVITSVKSLTLNSKKILDFIDKDVLPNYESFMDTAKQYDIDAKTMGDIMMDFSAISEELNASITGISTAINNVAKTSSDGAYGLSNIAEKNSNMLESFKEISQSAEQNEVNAQKLQEIINKFNL, from the coding sequence TCCTTTAGTAATAATAAGCATTACTATAATTTCAACAATTATAACCTGCGCAATCATGTATTATGAAACAAACAATGTTATGCTAAAACAAGTTAATTCAGAAATGTATTTATCTGAAAAAGGCTCTAATGACACTATAAGTAGCATGATAGAAAAGGAAAAATCAGAAATACAGAAACTTGCTCAAAGTAAAAATGTTGTTGAATTAGCTTTAAAAAGACAAACTCAAAATAATAGTGAGGATTACAATAATTCAACTAATGAAATGAATAATACTTTGATTCAATATGTAAAAGAACACAATTATATAGAACATACCTTTATAGTTGATACAAATTCAACAATTTATTCAGACAGTTCCCAAAAACTTATTGGCAAAAGCATAGCCGATAGAAGTTATTGCAAAGAAGCACTTAACGGAAATGATGCTATAAGTGAAACTCTTATTTCAAAAGACACAGGCGCACAAACCATAGTATTTGCAAGTCCAATTAAGTATAACGGTAGTGTAATCGGTTTTGTAGGTTCTACTGTACGTGCTGAAAGTTTTTCAAAGTACATAAAAAGTACTAAACTTCAAAATTTAGCTTCAAGTTATATTTATTTAGTTGACGAAAAAGGTAATGTTATCTATCATCCTACAAAATCCAAAATAGGCAAACCAGTAGAAAATGATGCAATAAAAAACGTAATTAATAGAATTAAAAAAGGTGATTATATACCTGCTTCTTCTATAGAATATACTTTTAATGGTGCTAAAAAACTATCTTATTATGGTGAAATTCCAAGTACACATTGGGTACTAGTAGTATCTGTTGACAAACATGATGTAACTTCTTTTATAGGCAACATGATTTTAAAAATAGTGCTAATATCACTATTATTAACTATCATAGCCATTATAATAGGTACTATACTATCAAAAACCATTACTACACCTATACTCAAACTAAAAGAACTTGTAAATAAAACTGCTTCTTTAGACTTTAAACAGGATTCAAAATATGATTATTTATTACATTTAAATAATGAAGTTGGAGATATAGCATTGTCCGTAGGCTCTATGAGATCTGCTTTAAGAGACGTTGTTAATCTCCTCAGTGAATCTTCCTCCGACTTAAATAATAATGCTGATTTAGTGAAAAAGTTAACTAGCAAACTCAGAAGTTTTTCAGAAGAAACAAGTAGTGAAACAGAAACTCTTTCTGCCGGCATGGAAGAAACAGCTGCATCTACTGAAGAGGTATCAGCTTCCTCGAATGAAATCACAAAAGCGGTAAATTCCATGTCTTTAAAAGCTCAAAACGGTTCACATGAAGCAGATAAAGTAGCAGATAGAGCTCATAATCTAATGACTTCCTTCAGTAAATCCAGTATTGAAACAAAAGAGGTTTACAAAAAAGTTAAAGATGAGCTTGAGGAGTCAATAAAATCTTCATCGTCTGTATATGAAATAAATAATTTAACTAAGTCAATACTTGAAATTACTGAACAAACAAATTTACTTTCTTTAAATGCTTCTATAGAAGCGGCAAGAGCAGGTGAAGCCGGAAAGGGCTTTGCCGTTGTAGCAGATGAAGTTGGTAAACTTGCAGAACAATCTTCTGAAACCACTAAAGAAATACAGAAAATTGTAAATATAGTTATAACTTCAGTGAAAAGTTTGACCCTAAATTCAAAAAAAATATTGGATTTTATAGATAAGGATGTTCTACCTAACTATGAAAGTTTTATGGACACCGCTAAACAATATGATATTGATGCTAAAACTATGGGCGACATTATGATGGATTTTAGTGCCATTTCGGAAGAATTAAATGCATCTATTACAGGAATTTCTACTGCAATTAATAATGTAGCAAAAACCTCAAGTGATGGTGCTTACGGTTTATCCAATATTGCAGAAAAAAATTCTAATATGCTTGAAAGTTTTAAGGAAATTTCTCAATCTGCCGAGCAAAATGAAGTTAATGCTCAAAAATTACAAGAAATAATTAACAAGTTTAATTTATAA
- the pdxT gene encoding pyridoxal 5'-phosphate synthase glutaminase subunit PdxT, whose protein sequence is MKVGVLAFQGGVIEHVNHIKKLKQEVIMVKKASDLDEIDRLIIPGGESTTIGKFLIKTNMIEPLRKKINEGMPVWGTCAGMIILAKRIENSEVNYIGAIDITVRRNAYGSQIDSFTSEALIPEVSPQKIPLVFVRAPFIIYIGDKVKCLCRVQNNIVAARYRNVLVTAFHPELTDNLEFHRYFLEM, encoded by the coding sequence ATGAAAGTTGGAGTACTTGCTTTTCAGGGTGGAGTAATAGAGCATGTAAATCACATAAAAAAGCTTAAGCAAGAAGTAATAATGGTTAAGAAAGCTTCTGATTTAGATGAGATTGATAGACTTATAATTCCAGGCGGTGAGAGCACAACTATAGGTAAGTTTCTAATAAAGACAAATATGATTGAACCTTTAAGAAAAAAAATTAATGAGGGAATGCCTGTATGGGGTACTTGTGCGGGTATGATAATTCTTGCAAAACGTATAGAAAATAGCGAAGTTAATTATATTGGTGCCATAGATATAACTGTTAGAAGAAATGCTTATGGGAGTCAAATTGATAGTTTTACCTCAGAAGCTTTAATTCCGGAAGTGTCACCACAAAAGATACCACTTGTATTTGTAAGAGCTCCTTTTATAATTTATATTGGAGATAAGGTAAAGTGTTTGTGCAGGGTACAGAATAATATAGTTGCAGCTAGGTATAGAAATGTTCTTGTAACGGCATTTCATCCTGAACTTACAGATAATTTAGAATTTCATAGATATTTTTTAGAAATGTAA
- the pdxS gene encoding pyridoxal 5'-phosphate synthase lyase subunit PdxS: MSMDRVNINKNLAQMLKGGVIMDVVNKEQAIIAEKAGACAVMALERVPADIRKQGGVARMSDPKMIKEIKEAVSIPVMAKVRIGHFVEAQILQQIGIDFIDESEVLTPANDSCHINKKDFKVPFVCGARNLGEALRRIGEGASMIRTKGEAGTGNIIEAVRHMRTVMGQIRRVKNSPKEELMSMAKEIQAPYELVKYVWVNGKLPVVNFAAGGVATPADAALMMQLGAEGVFVGSGIFKSQNPEKRAKAIVMATTYYDDVKVLAEVSEDLGESMLGLEISEIKDRYAERGL; this comes from the coding sequence ATTAGTATGGATAGGGTTAATATAAATAAAAATCTTGCTCAAATGTTAAAGGGCGGGGTAATAATGGATGTTGTAAATAAGGAGCAGGCTATAATTGCTGAAAAGGCGGGAGCATGTGCAGTTATGGCGCTTGAAAGGGTTCCAGCTGATATAAGAAAACAAGGTGGAGTTGCAAGAATGTCTGATCCTAAGATGATAAAGGAAATAAAAGAGGCTGTATCAATACCTGTTATGGCAAAGGTTAGGATAGGACATTTTGTAGAGGCTCAGATACTTCAGCAAATAGGAATAGATTTCATAGATGAAAGTGAAGTTTTAACTCCAGCAAATGATTCATGTCATATAAATAAAAAAGATTTTAAAGTTCCTTTTGTGTGTGGAGCAAGAAATTTGGGAGAGGCACTTAGGAGAATTGGAGAAGGTGCTTCCATGATTAGGACAAAGGGAGAAGCAGGTACTGGAAATATTATTGAAGCTGTAAGACATATGAGAACTGTTATGGGTCAAATTAGAAGGGTTAAGAATTCACCTAAAGAAGAGCTAATGAGTATGGCTAAGGAAATACAGGCTCCATATGAATTAGTTAAGTATGTTTGGGTTAATGGAAAATTACCTGTAGTTAATTTTGCAGCAGGTGGTGTTGCGACTCCAGCTGATGCAGCTCTTATGATGCAGCTTGGAGCAGAAGGAGTATTTGTAGGTTCTGGTATATTTAAATCTCAAAATCCTGAAAAACGAGCTAAAGCAATTGTTATGGCTACAACTTATTATGATGATGTAAAAGTTCTTGCAGAGGTATCAGAAGATCTTGGAGAGTCGATGCTTGGTCTTGAAATAAGTGAGATAAAAGACAGATATGCAGAAAGAGGTTTATAG
- the ribH gene encoding 6,7-dimethyl-8-ribityllumazine synthase: protein MKIYEGKLVSENLKFAIIASRFNEFIVSKLLSGAIDALKRHGSQEEDIEVAWTPGAFEIPLIAEKMASSGKYNAVICVGAVIRGATPHFDYVASEVSKGIAQTSLKTGCPVIFGILTTDNIEQAVERAGTKSGNKGFDAAVTAIEMANLVKNIEK, encoded by the coding sequence ATGAAAATATATGAAGGTAAATTAGTAAGTGAAAATTTAAAATTTGCGATTATAGCAAGTAGGTTTAATGAATTTATAGTATCAAAATTACTATCTGGTGCTATAGATGCGCTTAAAAGGCATGGAAGCCAGGAAGAAGATATAGAAGTAGCATGGACGCCTGGAGCTTTTGAAATACCTTTAATAGCAGAAAAAATGGCTTCTTCAGGTAAATATAATGCTGTAATTTGTGTTGGTGCAGTTATAAGGGGAGCAACCCCTCATTTTGATTATGTAGCTTCTGAAGTATCAAAGGGAATAGCACAGACTTCACTTAAAACTGGATGCCCTGTAATATTCGGAATACTCACAACAGATAATATTGAGCAAGCAGTTGAGAGAGCTGGGACTAAATCTGGTAATAAGGGATTTGATGCGGCAGTAACTGCAATTGAAATGGCAAATTTAGTTAAAAATATAGAAAAATAA
- a CDS encoding bifunctional 3,4-dihydroxy-2-butanone-4-phosphate synthase/GTP cyclohydrolase II gives MYMKFDSIEEAVKDIRDGKMVIVVDDENRENEGDLIAAGETITGETINYMAKYAGGLICTPMDGKTMDRLKINQMVEKNTEYFGTAFGVSVDAASTTTGISAYERAETIKKLSDKNSNVNDFVRPGHTFPLRAKENGVLERNGHTEATVDMVRLAGFNPPVGVCCEIMKEDGHMARLPELIEFAKEKNIKIISIEKLAEYRTKNEFLLTKEAEAKLPTKYGCFKVVGYRNKINGKENLAIVKGNIQNEKEVLVRVHSKCLTGDVFGSLRCDCGNQLSAALKAIEKHGSGVLLYMDQEGRDIGLLNKLKAYELQEKGMDTVEANLELGFPPDLRDYWGAAEILKDLGVKRIKLMTNNPDKIEKLQKYGIDVVKRVPINTEHYRENEFYLRTKKEKMGHLI, from the coding sequence ATTTATATGAAATTTGATAGCATAGAAGAAGCAGTTAAGGATATTAGAGATGGGAAAATGGTTATTGTGGTTGATGACGAAAACAGAGAAAATGAAGGCGATTTAATAGCAGCAGGTGAAACTATAACTGGTGAGACAATAAATTATATGGCAAAATATGCTGGTGGGCTTATATGTACCCCTATGGATGGCAAAACTATGGACAGACTTAAAATAAATCAAATGGTGGAGAAGAATACAGAATATTTTGGGACAGCTTTTGGTGTTTCTGTAGATGCAGCAAGTACAACCACAGGAATTTCGGCTTATGAGAGAGCAGAGACTATAAAAAAGCTTTCAGATAAAAATTCTAATGTAAATGATTTTGTAAGACCAGGTCATACATTTCCGTTAAGAGCCAAAGAAAATGGTGTTTTAGAAAGAAATGGGCATACAGAGGCTACTGTTGATATGGTGAGATTAGCTGGTTTTAATCCTCCAGTTGGTGTGTGCTGCGAAATTATGAAGGAAGACGGTCACATGGCGAGATTACCGGAGCTTATTGAATTTGCAAAGGAAAAAAATATAAAAATAATAAGCATAGAAAAGTTAGCCGAATATAGAACAAAAAATGAATTTTTATTGACAAAAGAAGCGGAGGCAAAGCTTCCAACTAAGTATGGATGCTTTAAAGTTGTTGGTTATAGAAATAAGATAAATGGTAAAGAAAATTTAGCAATAGTTAAGGGAAATATTCAAAATGAAAAAGAGGTACTTGTTAGAGTGCATTCTAAATGCCTTACGGGTGATGTATTTGGTTCACTTAGATGTGACTGCGGAAATCAACTTTCTGCTGCGCTTAAGGCAATAGAGAAGCATGGTAGTGGTGTGCTTTTGTATATGGATCAAGAAGGTAGAGATATTGGGCTTTTAAACAAGTTAAAGGCTTATGAGCTTCAAGAGAAAGGGATGGATACTGTTGAAGCAAATCTTGAGCTTGGATTTCCACCTGATTTAAGAGATTATTGGGGAGCTGCGGAAATACTCAAGGATTTGGGTGTAAAAAGAATAAAACTCATGACAAATAATCCTGATAAAATAGAGAAGTTACAAAAGTATGGAATTGACGTAGTGAAGAGGGTTCCAATTAATACCGAACATTACAGGGAAAATGAATTTTATTTAAGAACTAAAAAGGAAAAAATGGGACACTTGATTTAA
- a CDS encoding riboflavin synthase gives MFTGLIEEIGEIRTVKKHSDSIRLSIKAPKIIDKVKLGDSIAINGVCLTVVSCEHGEFDVMPETFKVTNLRNLTAGSKVNLERALALGDRFAGHIVSGHIDGTGIIQSIKEDSIAIEYIVKADKEIINNLVYKGSVAVDGVSLTLGEVKENYFKFYLIPHTQEKTTLTERREGDILNIECDILAKYIRNFMNIETINNGNQITDVFLRENGFM, from the coding sequence ATGTTTACGGGACTTATAGAGGAAATCGGTGAAATTAGGACTGTAAAAAAGCACAGCGATTCAATAAGATTATCTATAAAAGCACCTAAAATAATAGATAAAGTTAAATTGGGAGACAGCATAGCTATAAATGGTGTTTGTCTTACTGTTGTATCTTGTGAACATGGTGAGTTTGATGTTATGCCAGAAACCTTTAAAGTAACTAACTTAAGAAATTTAACTGCTGGAAGTAAGGTGAATCTTGAAAGAGCTTTGGCATTAGGAGATAGATTTGCTGGACATATAGTGAGTGGACACATAGATGGCACAGGTATTATACAGAGTATAAAAGAGGACAGCATAGCCATTGAATACATCGTAAAAGCAGACAAGGAAATTATAAATAATCTTGTTTATAAAGGATCTGTTGCCGTGGATGGGGTAAGCCTTACATTGGGTGAAGTAAAAGAAAATTATTTTAAATTTTATCTAATTCCACATACGCAAGAAAAAACTACGCTAACTGAAAGACGAGAAGGGGATATTTTAAATATAGAGTGTGATATTTTAGCGAAATATATTCGGAATTTTATGAATATAGAGACTATTAATAATGGTAACCAGATTACAGACGTATTTTTAAGAGAAAATGGTTTTATGTGA
- the ribD gene encoding bifunctional diaminohydroxyphosphoribosylaminopyrimidine deaminase/5-amino-6-(5-phosphoribosylamino)uracil reductase RibD: MKRALYLAEKGSGYVNPNPKVGAVIVKNGKIIGEGFHERFGENHAEINALNSAGENARGAEIYVTLEPCSHFGKTPPCARTLVKAGLKKVIIAMKDPNPIVSGRGIKILRENGIEVVLDVMKDEAEKLNEVFIKYITTKRPFVLMKSAVSLDGKIATTLGESKWISGEVSRQYVHKLRNNFMAIMVGIGTVISDDPLLTTRIENKKSKSPIAIILDSKLKVPLNSRIFTTLSERKIIIATTEYSDKAKMAELKKMGILVIEIPSKCGHVNLKYLMNEIGKMGIDSILLEGGSKLNFSCIKENIVDKVMYFVAPKLVGGEKAKTSIEGEGIKSLSDAVKVNNMNSEKIGQDILLTGYVEKG, translated from the coding sequence ATGAAAAGAGCATTATACCTTGCAGAAAAGGGAAGTGGATATGTGAATCCAAATCCAAAGGTTGGTGCAGTTATAGTTAAAAATGGCAAGATAATTGGAGAAGGCTTTCATGAAAGGTTTGGGGAAAATCATGCTGAGATAAATGCTTTAAATTCAGCTGGTGAAAATGCCAGAGGGGCAGAAATTTATGTTACTTTAGAACCATGTTCTCATTTTGGCAAAACTCCACCATGCGCGCGGACTTTAGTTAAAGCAGGATTAAAAAAAGTAATAATTGCAATGAAAGATCCAAATCCAATAGTTAGTGGAAGAGGAATAAAAATATTAAGGGAAAATGGCATAGAAGTTGTTTTAGATGTTATGAAAGATGAAGCAGAAAAATTAAATGAAGTTTTTATAAAATATATAACAACTAAAAGACCTTTTGTACTTATGAAAAGTGCTGTATCTTTAGATGGTAAAATAGCAACAACTTTAGGTGAATCTAAGTGGATAAGTGGGGAAGTTTCAAGACAATATGTGCATAAGTTAAGAAATAATTTTATGGCAATAATGGTTGGCATAGGTACAGTTATTTCTGATGATCCACTACTTACAACTAGAATTGAAAACAAAAAATCAAAGAGCCCTATAGCCATAATTCTGGATTCAAAGCTTAAGGTTCCACTAAATTCTAGGATCTTTACCACATTAAGTGAAAGAAAAATTATAATTGCAACTACTGAATATTCAGATAAAGCTAAAATGGCAGAATTAAAAAAGATGGGCATTTTAGTAATTGAAATTCCAAGTAAATGTGGACATGTAAATTTAAAGTATCTTATGAATGAGATTGGGAAAATGGGCATAGATAGCATTTTGCTTGAAGGGGGAAGTAAGCTTAATTTTTCATGTATTAAAGAAAATATTGTGGATAAAGTAATGTATTTTGTGGCGCCTAAATTAGTTGGAGGAGAAAAGGCTAAAACTTCAATTGAAGGTGAAGGAATAAAAAGTTTAAGTGATGCTGTTAAAGTAAATAATATGAATTCTGAAAAAATAGGACAGGATATTCTTTTAACAGGATATGTAGAGAAGGGATGA
- a CDS encoding biotin--[acetyl-CoA-carboxylase] ligase, producing the protein MENAYSPLNIEKIKQNLKTKYIGKNLIFLESIDSTNLEAKRLINKDIENGTLIIAEEQTLGKCRFSDRKWRSPKYKGLWMSLILKPHIEPNLLPLITQLAAASITYSFNTQNDIKAFIKWPNDIILNNKKLVGILTELSLDSFNEPNIILGIGINVSQNFDDFSKEISNKATSLAIELNKPVSREIVLTYFLNDFERFYDNFMHTKDSQNFLKICKKNSILIGKDIEITRKNKTISAKAVDINNSGELVIMFKDGHTENLISGEVTLNKFY; encoded by the coding sequence TTGGAAAACGCATATTCGCCTTTAAATATAGAAAAAATCAAGCAGAACTTAAAAACAAAATATATTGGAAAAAATTTAATATTTTTAGAAAGTATAGATTCCACAAACTTAGAAGCTAAAAGACTTATTAACAAGGATATAGAAAACGGAACACTTATAATAGCCGAAGAACAGACTTTAGGAAAATGCAGATTTTCAGACAGGAAATGGCGTTCACCAAAGTATAAAGGACTGTGGATGTCTTTAATATTAAAACCACATATAGAGCCAAATTTACTCCCTTTAATAACCCAATTGGCTGCCGCTTCAATTACATATTCTTTTAACACTCAAAACGATATAAAAGCTTTTATTAAATGGCCAAATGATATAATTTTAAATAACAAAAAACTAGTTGGAATCTTAACTGAATTATCCTTAGATTCATTTAATGAACCGAATATAATTCTAGGTATAGGTATAAATGTAAGCCAAAATTTTGATGACTTCTCAAAAGAAATCTCAAATAAAGCAACTTCTCTTGCTATAGAATTAAATAAACCTGTATCCAGAGAAATTGTATTGACATACTTTTTAAATGATTTTGAAAGATTCTATGATAATTTTATGCATACAAAAGATTCTCAAAACTTTCTAAAAATATGCAAAAAAAATTCAATTCTTATAGGTAAGGATATTGAAATAACTAGAAAAAATAAAACTATATCAGCTAAGGCTGTAGATATTAACAATTCTGGTGAATTAGTTATTATGTTTAAAGATGGTCATACTGAAAATTTAATATCTGGAGAAGTAACTTTAAATAAATTTTACTAA
- a CDS encoding chemotaxis protein CheX, whose product MDVKYINPFLKSFMNVMPQLGLADIKRGKVTVKGNSINSSGVMIIIGIVGDIKGNVMYSTTIDAAKKIASTMMMGMEVTELDEMAQSAVSELTNMLTANAATNFADEDVNIDISTPALMYGDFTASASYGKVLCIEMFVNDMPFEINISLNVM is encoded by the coding sequence ATGGATGTCAAATATATAAATCCTTTTTTAAAGTCATTTATGAATGTAATGCCTCAGCTTGGATTGGCTGATATTAAAAGGGGTAAAGTGACAGTTAAGGGTAATTCAATTAATAGTTCTGGTGTCATGATTATAATAGGAATTGTAGGAGACATTAAAGGAAATGTAATGTATTCAACAACTATTGATGCTGCAAAGAAAATTGCATCTACAATGATGATGGGAATGGAAGTTACAGAACTTGATGAGATGGCCCAAAGTGCAGTTTCAGAGCTTACTAATATGCTTACAGCCAATGCTGCTACAAATTTTGCAGATGAAGATGTAAATATAGATATATCTACACCGGCGTTAATGTATGGCGATTTTACAGCTAGTGCAAGTTATGGTAAAGTTCTATGCATTGAAATGTTTGTCAACGATATGCCTTTTGAAATAAATATTTCTCTTAATGTTATGTAA
- a CDS encoding response regulator encodes MENTRIVIVDDSPFSVSIITDILIKNGFNVVGSAGSLEEVKEVVEKLKPNLVTMDMVLSDSDGFECTKAVHEVDPNIKVIAVSSMMDDEIMKKAKKNNISAYVQKPVEEADLILAVKRVLSGDELFIELKNEYYDIFKQAFSYAFNKFIKEVPSFEENDGSKMGHLENGISVVMGIIGKYTGRLIINVSYENANKFAKLLLKRDCKNFQESLNVLGEFSNIIAGNACSMLNRENRVFGMRVAPPTIIYGESINISKNKLDTIKFLTVNTECMEINMSIGFSKGAVEWMSNI; translated from the coding sequence ATGGAAAATACAAGAATAGTAATTGTAGACGATTCGCCATTTTCAGTTTCAATTATAACAGACATTCTTATAAAAAATGGGTTCAATGTTGTAGGCAGCGCAGGTTCACTTGAGGAAGTTAAGGAAGTTGTAGAAAAGCTAAAACCAAATTTAGTAACTATGGATATGGTTTTGTCGGATAGTGATGGATTTGAGTGTACTAAAGCGGTACATGAAGTTGATCCTAATATAAAGGTTATAGCTGTAAGTTCTATGATGGATGACGAAATCATGAAAAAGGCTAAAAAAAATAATATAAGTGCTTATGTTCAGAAGCCTGTTGAAGAAGCAGATTTAATACTTGCTGTAAAGAGAGTATTATCAGGGGATGAGCTATTTATAGAACTTAAAAATGAATATTATGATATATTTAAGCAAGCATTTTCATATGCTTTTAATAAATTTATAAAAGAAGTACCAAGTTTTGAAGAAAATGATGGCAGTAAAATGGGACATTTAGAAAACGGAATTTCAGTGGTTATGGGAATTATAGGTAAATATACTGGCAGATTAATTATTAATGTATCATATGAAAATGCCAATAAATTTGCTAAATTATTATTGAAAAGGGATTGCAAAAATTTCCAGGAAAGCCTCAATGTTCTTGGAGAATTTTCAAATATAATTGCAGGTAATGCATGTTCTATGCTTAATAGAGAAAATAGGGTATTTGGAATGAGGGTAGCACCTCCAACAATAATTTATGGTGAATCTATTAATATATCTAAGAATAAACTTGATACAATAAAATTTTTGACGGTTAATACTGAATGCATGGAAATAAATATGAGTATTGGGTTTAGTAAGGGGGCAGTAGAATGGATGTCAAATATATAA
- the cbiB gene encoding adenosylcobinamide-phosphate synthase CbiB yields MIDILIAVIIDWVIGDPYWFPHPVIYIGKLIKSLDKAGRKIFKDERKLVLWGGLIVVIVAGISFLIPYEILKLIKSRKILYHVVSILIIWTTIAARCLHNEGKKVYVSLNNNDIKDARTKLSYIVGRETKNLSEKEIIRADVETIAENTSDGVIAPLLFAIIGGAPLAMMYKAVNTMDSMLGYMNSKYRYIGFFPAKTDDVFNFIPARITGILICLVSPITQGNIFYSFKIMIRDRKNHKSPNCAYPEAAAAAALGTVLGGTNVYFGEIVEKPTMGDKKHELKAEHILQVIKLMYASEILLIIICSIISSCLI; encoded by the coding sequence ATGATTGATATACTAATTGCAGTAATAATTGATTGGGTTATTGGAGATCCATATTGGTTTCCTCATCCCGTAATATACATTGGTAAGTTAATTAAAAGTTTAGATAAAGCCGGAAGGAAAATTTTTAAGGATGAAAGAAAACTTGTTTTATGGGGAGGACTTATTGTAGTAATTGTAGCAGGTATAAGCTTTCTCATTCCGTATGAGATATTGAAATTAATAAAATCTAGGAAAATTTTGTATCATGTAGTTAGTATTTTAATAATATGGACAACCATTGCAGCAAGGTGCCTTCACAATGAGGGGAAAAAAGTTTATGTATCGCTCAATAATAATGATATTAAAGATGCGAGAACTAAACTTTCATACATAGTTGGAAGAGAGACGAAAAATCTTTCGGAAAAGGAAATTATAAGGGCGGATGTAGAAACTATAGCTGAAAATACTTCAGATGGGGTTATAGCACCACTTCTATTTGCAATTATAGGAGGTGCTCCATTAGCTATGATGTATAAAGCGGTAAATACTATGGATTCTATGCTTGGATATATGAATAGCAAATATAGATATATTGGTTTTTTTCCTGCGAAGACTGATGATGTTTTCAATTTTATACCTGCCAGAATAACTGGAATTTTAATTTGCCTGGTTTCTCCAATTACTCAGGGCAATATATTTTATAGTTTTAAAATAATGATAAGGGATAGAAAAAATCATAAAAGTCCAAATTGTGCTTACCCAGAGGCGGCAGCTGCGGCAGCGCTTGGAACAGTACTTGGTGGTACCAATGTATACTTTGGAGAAATTGTTGAAAAACCTACAATGGGAGATAAAAAGCATGAACTTAAAGCAGAGCATATATTACAAGTTATAAAGCTTATGTATGCATCAGAAATTTTATTAATAATTATTTGTTCTATAATAAGCAGTTGTTTAATATAA